The following proteins are co-located in the Sulfurovum sp. TSL6 genome:
- a CDS encoding co-chaperone YbbN, with amino-acid sequence MKLTDKNYENILKNNDEPVFIDFYSPTCGPCQMLTKLIDERLEKYGEENCQFQ; translated from the coding sequence ATGAAACTCACAGATAAAAATTATGAAAACATACTAAAAAACAATGATGAACCGGTCTTTATAGACTTTTACTCACCTACCTGCGGGCCTTGTCAAATGCTCACTAAACTCATAGATGAGAGACTTGAAAAGTATGGAGAAGAGAATTGTCAGTTCCAATAA